In Setaria italica strain Yugu1 chromosome IX, Setaria_italica_v2.0, whole genome shotgun sequence, the genomic stretch CAAACATTTGAAAGTAGTTTAACACGGTGCATTAAAGATTGAAATGTGTTATATTAGAAAGATAAGAAATAGTTTTCAGAGCAACTAGAATCTGTGTTATCAGCAATAGCAcccctttttttttgctgaCTACAAATGCTTATACCTTCCTACCTGGTGCTTCCTAGTTATGCAGATCATGAGCATCAGGCATAGAGCATCATGGCAATTTGGAAGAGTAAGATCCAAATGTTGATCAATAACAGCAAAAGGTCCTGAAAATAATGAAGAGGATATGAGGTTTGTCACAACGTTTCAAGCTTTTACCACACCATGCTTCGGGAACTAACATGATTCTCCCCTCCAAAGGTTGCCCTTTTCAGGATTTTCTGTCCCAAATAATGAAATACAAGATTTGCCAATCTTGATTTGTGCACTCAGGATTCCCCACTTTGGGTGTATTATGTCAAATGTTTTTAGTCAAAATACCGAGGGGAGACAAGCTTGTACCAAGAACCCAACTACTCCTGCCATGTCCATGGTCAGGTCAGACAGGTAACACAAATTTTAATCACATCTGCTTAATCCAGTCACATTTACCCCATTTGCTTGACATGTTCATGTTTCACTCTATACATAGCCACGTCTGAATGGCTATAGTTTGTCCTATCTATTCTTTTAAAAGGTAAATGATGCATATTAGATGTTGGCATTTCCCTGATGAATTAAATAGTGTGTCCCCTGAAGACAGTGGAGAGAAGACAAATGAATCATAAAACGACAAAAGAATGTACCTTCAAAAACTTGATAAAACAGTGACTCTTCTCCAAAGAATGCTTCAATGAAAAGATACCTGAAAAGCACAATAACGAAACTATGAGTAATGTTAGCATACTCACTTATGCTACTTGACTCTAGATCAAATCGATAGATACTCAGAGCTAGCAGTGTCCATCAGAAGCTTCTGAAGGCTCCGGAAAATAACTTCATATGGGTATTTACGAGAGTTGACTTGAGGTATATGAGGAACCAAGCCAGGTTGATCAATCTCCTGAAAAGTAAGGTAAACGAGAATATAGATAGAGTCATAAATCAATCATATGAAAGCGGTCTTTGCCCAATGTTGCACCTTGGGGCCTATGGCCCAAAGAAAACACAAAAATTTGCATTTGAAATCAATGTTCCCATGATGTTGCTCTCAACGCTAAAAGAATGTTCGCAGAGTAAAGCCACCCTCTTTAAGAGTTCAATAATGTACCTTCAAAATATTTGCACGTTCACCTAATGAAAAGATAAAACGGTGATCTCTCAAATGCTCCCTTCCCCTTGTTATAATATCAATTATACTGGTATATCCAGTTAAATCACTGGATGCACCAATATCTAGCTTCAGCCTCTCCAGTGCTTCTACATACACCCGAAAGTATGTACTCAGTACCTGTTTGCAAAGAAGAGAAGGTAAGAACAAACTGGATTCAAGGTCTCAAGGAACATAACTATCTGGCATAACAACTTATGTTGATAGTGACAGATCACAATGACTATGGGCACCAAAAAGCAGATACACAGTCAGTTTTTCTTACTAAAATAAGTGGTGTTCTATCATATTCTGAATTCATAACCTTTCTTCATGAATGGAAAATTCATGGATACCTATAATTTTAGAACCAAATCACCACTAGGTAGCATGTAAACTACTGACTGCACAATGACATATTAGCAGTATGTTTGTTGATGAATGATGACACTGTGATTTTAGGTGGCTATGCAAAAGGACAGTCCAATTGATGTCACAGTGGTCAGGGGGCATCACCATATTTGTAGGTTAGGTAACAATGTGCATCAGATGCTCAGGGATGACAGCTCCAATGTTCCATCGACACCAcagtagaaaaaaaaaaggtgcaaaAGCTGAAGTGCAATAAGTGGAAGGAGGCTGGAGCTTGACGCCAGATAAAACGAATCATAACTCATATTCGCAGAGTCTTGGAGACTAGCTGAAATAAGATGAAAGCAAGTCTAGCTGCAGTTTTGATGATGCAAACCAATACCCAGATGCAGAAGTTTTTGTATTGTCAATGCAATCACGAAAACTTAAAAAGACAGACCAAAGGCTCATCCTGCCTCCATCTAGTCAAATCACTTCCAACCACTGAGGCTTATACCTCTCAACACCACCCATCCCAACAAGCATGACACTAGACACATCTCGAAAACCCTTTTCAGACTCATCAACAGTTCATACAGAATTAGTTGTATTTTCTTGTACAGTTTTGATCTGTCTGGACCCTCCTCCTTTTTAATAAAACAGGAAGCTCTTCTgctggttcgtttaaaaaaaacagaattAGTCGTGGAGAAACTGACTAGAACATCATACACATTTACCTTATTCATTGTATCGACATACGATGCACACAAATCACCATATGTGCGGGAACCATGCTCTTTAAGAAACAGAACGAGATACCTGAGAAACCATGTAAGTAACAATTATCTCCTGCAGTAAATGAACAGAAAGTAGTCTGCATTGTATTGCATAGACAATAGTGGCATGACTATAAAAACAAACAACGAAACTAAGTGTATCATTTTAATTTCATTACGGTTAATGCAGCCATATGACTAACATATATGATGTAGATAATCAAGAATGAAAAGAACAGTCTTTCATATTCTAAATTCGGAATTCCCTAGTCACATTGTCAGCCCACCCGCCACCAccaaaataataatgataatAATAATACAATAACTCAGAATAGATTCTATACAAAGTTTACATTTTGAAGCATTATCAAGCATGAAACTGTCTCCAAAAAATGTATTAAATGTTTCTAGGAGCAGCAGTGTAATTTTTTTAGGGAAAGGGGGAAGGTGACATGAGCAAAATAAAAAGACGAAGAATGAAGAACAGTTATGCATGAAAACATCATCAGTGTAGCAGACATGAGTAAATCAAAGAACGAGAAGTGTATGAATAAGATTCTCATTATGACCATGTGCATTAGAAGTTAACACCTTAGAAGATAGTATTAGTTCATCTAAATGAAATTTAGTTTTGCACTGCATGTACCTATGTTTCTGAAGCAAATTTTGTTGCAATATCTGTATATTAGTTCCAGGCTTTCTCATAGCAAAGAAAATCTCGATAATATGACTGGAAACCTGAAATGTAAATGCAGGGAAAGATTGCCATGAAACATCACTCCACAGCACATATTAATCTACCTAATGAACATATCCAGAATTAAGAGGAAGTAAACATATAGTCTATTAGAATCAGAAACAGTGAATAACCCAGAATCCCAGATGATGTAACCTTGGATAGTGCCTTTTGTCGAAGCCTTTCCAGTTCTTGCTTAATATCTTTCAAAGCTTTTGATGCATTAATCAGTGGATTGACTTGAACAAATTTCAACTTTTTGCTCAAAATCTCCAGACTTTTGGCATAACCATCATTTACCTGCCAAAAGAAACTGGAATAGCAAGTCATATGAACTATACAAAAGAAACCAGAACAGCAAGTCATGGCTGATAAAAACTGTGCCAATTTGCAGCGTGGAAGAAAACATTGGAAGTAAACAATCATAATGCAAAACTATAGCATCAAATATCTGAGTTTTTTGTGGGAAACTTACCTCTCCATTAACCAGAATATCTACCAAACCAGGAGGAGCAATTATCTCTTCAACAAATCCAGCAAGCTTTGTCTCAACCAACTGTACATGTTTAAACTTTCATGTGAACACATTTAATGATAAATGATAATCAAGGCTAAAATGAGTGCACCATATGTTAGAGTAGAAAGGTATTCTAAATGGAAGAATCGATCAAATttctgtgaaaaaaaatcatgttactTGTAGGCTAATTTGTGAAAGTACAGGAAATTTTTTATCTATAACTATGATATGCAGGCTTGTCCTTAGTCCTGACCTTGCGGTTCTTCAGTTTCACACTTATATCCAAGGatttcacctggaggcttctaATTTCCGAGCTTATTGAACCTATATGGACCTGCCAAGTGAATCATTAAATCTTTTCTCTTAATACAAATATGCGTGGATCTCAtgcgtgtttgagaaaaaaatcatTAAAACTAATTTCAGTGTTTTGATCATAAACAAAAGCTGCTTTGAGCGGAAGCTGCTATAGAGCATCTCTGTGCAAATTTAgtaaaatgtaaaaaaaaactacaagtAACTTGTAAAGCAACACTACATTCTAAGAAGTCAATTAGTAATTTGGTTTTCCTTTTTAATAAAAAGGGACACAGGTGTTTTTGTCCTTGAtcaggaaaaaaatgaaaaatgtcACGAAAACTTTGAAAACCCTGGGTTGGTGATTTCTTATATTCTGGGCCAGAAGCCAATGGAATCATAAGGTTACTGCAATGCTAAGGAGGAGATTAAATACGAAAATGTCTCTCCTGTATGACCATGAAAAGGCAAAGTTATCAGGTTCAGAGGGAGTGAAAGCCCAATTTAAGAGAATATGAAAGCTCTATCAAATATCATAGGCAAACACAACCTGGTAGCCACGACCTTTGTAGAAGAATGAAACACTTTTGTGAATTACAAATACAAAAAAGGCCCATGTTCTGTATATCCACACAGTAATGTACCTCACCTACCTGGAACCCACTAAGAATTGATCCTATCTGTGACAAAATAATGTCACATTCATGAATCTGATCGTGCAACAGAGCAAGGCTGTCGTTGTCTTCAATATAGTCCTGAAGATATAAAATAAACATTCTCTAAGACCCAGGTGTTTAGACGCAATATTTCAACATAAAAATTCAGAATGGGTAGataaaaaaatatgcaaaataGCAGAGCACAAGGTTAAAATAATTACAACAGGACATGGCTGACTACGAAAAATATACATAGTTATTTCATAATTCATAAAGTTATATTGAATAAAGCTACCGTCAAAATAAGTTACAATCCAAAGATCTTATATGGTACCAATCAAATACTactttttatatgaaaaatggGTATCAGAATATGCCATTCCAGGCACTAGAACTAGGGATAACAAAGTTCTCTGTCTTCGTCCATAAGAGCCAGTTGCGTAAAACATTGAAATATTGAATGCTTCTGATTTTGACTTTTACAAGGTGCTTGTATAGAGTATATGATACTTCCTTGTATTTAGCAGTTAAACAACATGATACAGCAATCCATCAGGAAGCCAAGTGTTCAATAAAAGCATCCAAGCTAACTAAGATTACGAACAACTTTTTTAGCCAGATAATAAGACAGAATTGGCAATACTTTAGGGCTCCTAATAATTTGCAAGAGAATGAGGCTAGGCACTAGGATCTATACTTAGCTTCTAGGCTTCTAGTgaacaaataaaataattaataaTGATAGATAAGAAACGAAACATAGTTTTGTTATGCTCTGCTCGAATAAAAACTGCATAGGATATATTGTTGGTGATGATATTTGGCCTGAGTATCCTGAAATGATCATTACTTTTTTCTTTGTGGGCAATATAGTTCCAGAAAGGAAAATATACATCCACCAAAGTGGATCCCATTCAAAAAAGGTAGCAGTGGCCTAGCCAAAGCTTTCAGCAACTCATACTTGAATCAGAGCTTCTTCGATATGGCCTAGGTTGCCCTCAACCAATGTCGCCATACCACGCTGTTTTTCACCATTCGTTAAAATAGTTATTAGTACCTGGAGACAACAGAGAGCAGCATATAAGGGCAGATAGTTCAAGTCCTATGTACTTCAGGTATTAGTGTATTGTAAGCCAAATGCAGACAATTTATTTTCATTCTTTTAGAAATGCCAAACATCATTTAGAGATTTATTTCATTCTTTTAGAAATACCAAACATCTGGCAGTTATCTGACATGCGTGGAAACAATACCGAATAACGTGCAAATCAGTAGCCATATAAAATGGAGAGAGAGGCATATCAATGGCCCTTGACTCACATCATAGTCCTTGTGCTCTTCGAGTTCCTCCTCCAACTCATCCAGCGATATATCCTCACTGTTAGAACGgtccaggaaaaaaaatccaatggTGTGGTGATATATCATTGGGTGAGATAGCATTTACTCTcaccgttccaaattgtaagtcgtttagacttttctaggtgcatactatgcacttagatatagtatttgtctagatgcataataatatctatgaacctagaaaagtcaaaacacaatttggaacggagggagtacaatgcAATTGCTCAGAGTAGAGCTCCAGTTTAATCCTACTGTGATTGTGGTACCTTTCAGAATCCTCATCGAAGCAGAAAAAACGACCGAAACGTTCTTCGATCCGTTGCTCATGGGCCCCAGCCATAGGGGTTTGCTGATATCACGCTTGCAGTTTCTCCTGACAACCAGTTAGGAACCATCTTAGAGGCAGATTGCGTTTGTGGTCTGAAAGGAAAGGCATCGGGATGGGGATGCATGCCCAATTGAAGGAAGCAGCCAACCAGCAATGTGTAGAGATAGGGGGAGCGGGATAGCTCACCTCGGCTTGGAACTCGGTCACCGCTCGGCttccacgacgacgacgagcccgGCTGTTTCCTCGATCTCGCTGCCCTCTTCCCGAGCGCCGGGGGCGGGGTGGTCGGAAATGCGGAGGAGGCGAGGGGAATGGAGAGAGAGCGGGGCGCGATCCGATTCGCGCGTTCGCGCCTGCGACGCTTTGAACCGATCGCTCATCGCTCTACTCAGCTGAAGCCAGGTCGGTCTATTTTTGGGTCATTGGTCGAGATCTCGCACGCCTTTGCTTACTCCACGCAGACTACAGGAAATTATAGTTGTGTTCGGTTCATGCATCGATTCGTATAGGGAAGCTTTCTGAATATTGAAATGGTTCATTTGTGCGTGCAGAACAGAATTAAGTGCACGGGCTTCGCTGGACAGTGAAACCAAAACGCAAGCGCACGTCTCCGATCCCACCCTTCATTCCACAGAATCCAGATGAAACCAGAGCAAGGCAAGGAACCCATCACTCACAGTCCATAACTCCATAGCATGCGGAGTGCCAGATGCAGTGGGCGCCGAcgcctacaggctacagctcTGCAACCATACGAGCACGCAAGCACATACAGGTTGCACGGCAGGCACAGCGCGCCTGGCATTCCCCCACACGCCGACGGGTTAAGGTGGATTTAGTATACACCGTTTAATGAAGCAGGACCAATCAACAAATCTGCACATAAAAGTCTCGGAACTCTCTCAACGCGCAGATTCTGCTGCAGGGGGCAGTTTTTGCGCCTTGTGTACACGACCTAATGAACACCAACGGTACAGCTAAAATGAACAGATTGTTCCATAACAGACTGTAAATTCCTTTGGTTCTTTCATGTCTGTAGGTATAGTCACCAGCGGCACATAAATACTGAAGGGTTTTGGACGGATCGCCAAGAGGTGAACCTGCAagcagaaaaaagaaagatcTGTTAGTACTTGTTGGTAGAAAGCACAAAAGCAGGtgttaagaaaataaagaaaccaCAAAACTGTTGAGGTGCAAAGGCAACACAAGTCATTGcacaagcaaacaaagaaaatTATGCACAGAAAGATCTAGCATGTTCCGGAGACAGTTTAGAAAC encodes the following:
- the LOC101781092 gene encoding vacuolar protein sorting-associated protein 52 A encodes the protein MAGAHEQRIEERFGRFFCFDEDSESEDISLDELEEELEEHKDYDVLITILTNGEKQRGMATLVEGNLGHIEEALIQDYIEDNDSLALLHDQIHECDIILSQIGSILSGFQVHIGSISSEIRSLQVKSLDISVKLKNRKLVETKLAGFVEEIIAPPGLVDILVNGEVNDGYAKSLEILSKKLKFVQVNPLINASKALKDIKQELERLRQKALSKVSSHIIEIFFAMRKPGTNIQILQQNLLQKHRYLVLFLKEHGSRTYGDLCASYVDTMNKVLSTYFRVYVEALERLKLDIGASSDLTGYTSIIDIITRGREHLRDHRFIFSLGERANILKEIDQPGLVPHIPQVNSRKYPYEVIFRSLQKLLMDTASSEYLFIEAFFGEESLFYQVFEGPFAVIDQHLDLTLPNCHDALCLMLMICITRKHQLVMSNRRLPCLENYFDKAIMYLWPRFKVVFDMYLQSLHQCNAKTLWIDGTHPHHIVRCYVEFTASLVQLNAECGDGQLDMNLECLWSAIDGLLVRLAQNFTTPKLQHLFVLNNYDMAISVLKEAGDEAKNLQRYFEEKLESNMMAFVDDLLMEHFRDLLQFVRSRVSEDLVFYTEHSNIAELEPVVKNFAMKWRSSLEVMHNEVVTSCSNLLSGMAILKAAMAQLLNDYNRLSECVKKIPGGSALNRYLVSITSISYEIRKYSRAL